In the Salvia splendens isolate huo1 chromosome 16, SspV2, whole genome shotgun sequence genome, actatatgaagaagaagaaatcccacagACGGCCGAAGAGGCAATGAAACATAAACGATGGAAGGACACAATGATGGTGGAAATGAAGGCGTTGATGAAGAACAATACATGGGTAAGGAGCAAGCTACCCAACGGAGCAAAAACAGTTGGATGCAGATGGGTATTCACGATAAAGAGGAAACCGGATGGCACCATCGACAGATACATAGTCCGCCTCATGGCGAAAGGATATACCCAGACTCATGGTGTAGATTATGATGAGACATTCTGACCAGTGGAAAAAATCAACACTGTCAGAGTACTATTCTCGGTTGTAGCTAACAAGGATTGGCCACTTcatcagtttgatgtgaccAACGCGTTTCTCTATGGAGAATTGCCAAAACCTGTGTACATGGAACCTCCACCTGGTTTCTCCGAGGACTTTCTAGATGGAGAATTTTGCCAGCAAAGAAGGCATTGTATGGGTTAAAACAATCCCCAAGGGCATGGTTTTGCAGGTTTacagaagtgatgaagaagtacgactACGAACAGAGCAACTCAGACCATACATTGTTTATCAAGAAGAAGATTGGCAAGATCACGTGTTTGATTATATAcgtggatgacatgatcattaccGGAGATGACTAGGGAGAGATAGCCgagctaaggaagaatctgtTTCATGAATTCGTGATGAAGGATCTCGGCCTTCTCAAATATTTCTTGGGAATTGAGGTACTAAGGTCAAAAAAGGGGATATTCATAAATCAGAAGAAGTATGTACTCGATCTGTTGGCAGAAGTTGGGATGGTCGATTGCCAACCCGCAGATACCCCGATGGTACAGAATCATGGACTACAGATAAGGGAAGGAGCAAGACAAGCCGACAGGGGGAGATACCGACGACTGGTTGGGAAGCTCATCTATCTATCCCACACGAGGCCCGATATTGCATATGCAGTCGGTGTGGTAAGCCAATTCATGCATGCACCCCAAGAggaacattgggaagcagtcTTGAGGATTGTCCGATATTTGAAGGGAACGGCGAAACACGGGCTTATGTTTGCAAAACATGGACATATGGAGATACATGGCTTTACTGAcgcagattgggcaggaaatccaaatgacagaaaatccaCTGCCGGGTACTTCACCTTTGTAGGAGGGAATCTTGTAACATGGaggagtaagaagcagaaggtagTAGCTCTATCCAGCGCAGAGGCAGAGTTtagaggaatcaagagtggactGACAGAGATATTGTGGTTACGAAACCTGATGACAGAATTGGATCTCCGACCAGCTCTTCCATGCAGGctgttctgtgataataaggcaACCATAAGTATCTCCGGAAacccagtacaacatgatcgaaccaaacatgtggaggtggacagacacttcatcaaagagaacATTGAAGCCAAGGTAGTAGAAATGCCCTAAGTCAAGTCGGAAGATCAACTGACAGACATCTTGACAAAGGCAGTGAACTCGAAGTCGTTCCACGAAGTACTGTGCAAGCTAAGTATTGGGAATCCCATTACctagcttgagggggagtgttagaaaaaGATCACACAGCATAATTAGAAGATCACAAGAGATCACCACAAATCAAGGGAGATTATTTGGAGGAATATTGAACCATAAATAGAACATAGCAATAATGCTAATATAGGTTTACCTTATTTGTAAATATCATAGCTTATATAACATTGTATGATCTGTGTTCACAAGTACGATGAATAAGAAAACCTTTTCCCTATATTGAGTTTCAACACAAATGAACGAATAAAGTCTGAAGTTTTTTTTCATGTTTAGTGATTTCAATTATTTACTCTGTTATAGTCATACCTGCCTTTTCTAGTACTATTACTATATTTTACAGCATTAGCATTCTTCATTTTTCGTCGAATTTATGATGCGTTGCTACCATAAAATTCAGTTGGAGCAAAATACATTGTGAATTTGTTCATGTTGTTTGAAGTTCAGATTAATCTCTTGATGAGGCTAGAACTAAATTTGGTTACATTAGACTGAATAAATGAATCTGCTACACtattttgatattagttgtATTAGTATTTGTTTTTGACTATGTGCTATTCTTTGTTCTCATCTTGTCTTAAAATGGTAATAGAGAGAGGTGGATCATAGCTTATATAACATTGTATGATCTGTGTTCACAAGTACGATGAATAAGAAAACCTTTTCCCTATATTGAGTTTCAACACAAATGAACGAATAAAGTCTGAAGTTTTTTTTCCTGTTTAGTGATTTCAATTATTTACTCTGTTATAGTCATACCTGCCTTTTCTAGTACTATTACTATATTTTACAGCATTAGCATTCTTCATTTTTCGTCGAATTTATGATGCGTTGCTACCATAAAATTCAGTTGGAGCAAAATACATTGTGAATTTGTTCATGTTGTTTGAAGTTCAGATTAATCTCTTGATGAGGCTAGAACTAAATTTGGTTACATTAGACTGAATAAATGAATCTGCTACACtattttgatattagttgtATTAGTATTTGTTTTTGACTATGTGCTATTCTTTGTTCTCATCTTGTCTTAAAATGGTAATAGAGAGAGGTGGATCATATTGGCGAAAAGGTTCTAAGTATGAGTATTGGGAAGATGctttgtattttgattgaatgatatACAATGTATTACAACCCTCAATATATAGAGATGACTTTTCCTTAACTATGGAAAATACCATAAATGTGATCAATCTATTTTAGGCTATTATGTGATTGAATCAATCACTCATTCCCTAATCTTCTCCCTTGGTAGGAATATCTCCGAATATCTTCCTTGATATGTTTggcactccccctcaagttgagaaacggtatccccgatactcaacttgcccaAAATCTCTTTGAAGGCCTTTGGATGGACTGCTTTGGTCAAGATGTCTGCCAGCTGTTCTTCGGATCGTACAAACAGGAACTCAATGGTGCCGGCCTCGAGattttccttgatgaagtgtcgatcGACTTCCACATATTTAGTTCTATCGTGTTGGACCGGATTCTCTGAGATACTGATCGCTGCTTTATTGTCGCAGAATAATTGGCTCTTCCATGTAGGTGGGTAGCCAATTTCTGTTAACAGCCTCCTTAACCACATGATTTCCATAAGTCCACTCTTAATTCCCTTTAACTCTGCCTCGGCACTTGATAAGGCtaccactttctgcttcttgctcctccacgTAACAAGGTTGCCTCCAACAAAAGTGAAGTAGCCTCTTGTGGACTTCCTATCAACAGGATTGCTCGCCCAATCAGCGTCAGTGTATCCGTCAATCTCGAGGTCTTCTCTTTTTGCCAAGAACACTCCATAGCCCACCGTCCCTTTCAGGTATCGAACGATTCTTAAGGCTGCGTCCATGTGGTCGGTCTGTGGtcggtgcatgaactgactgacTACGCCGACTGCATAAGTGATATATGGCCGAGTGTGTGATAAGTAGATAAGCTTTCCTACCAGCCGTTGATATCGTTCTCGATTTGCAAGGTCGGCTCCTTCTTCTATCTTCAAGCCGTGATTTGTGATCATAGGAGTTTCTGCCGGCTTGCACTCCAATAAACTTGTTTCTGCCAACAGATCTATGACATACTTTTTCTGCCTTAGGAATATCCCGTGTCTCGATCTCAATACCTCGATTCCAAGTAAATACTTCAACGCTCCGAGATCTTTCATCGCAAATTCCTTGAATAGGTTCTCTCTCAGGCTTTGAATTACTTCACTGTCATCTCCcgtgatgatcatgtcgtccTCATAGATAATTAGGCAGGTTATCTTGTCTCCTTGTTTCTTCGTGAAGAGTGTGTGATCTGATTGACTTTGTTTAAACCCTTGTTTAACCATGGCCTGGCAAAACCTTCCAAACCAGACTCTTGGTGATTGCTTCAGTCCATATAGTGTTTTCTTCAGAAGACACACTTGGCCGGTTCCGAATTCTGCCGAAAAACCAGGAGAAACGTCCATATAGACTTCCTTGTTTTCTTCCAATTTcccatgaagaaaggcattgGTGACGTCAAACTGATGTAAGGGTCAATCTTTACATGCCGCTACAAATAGCAAAGCTCGAACAGTGTTCAACTTCGCAACAGGAGAGAAGGTCTCTTCATAATATATTCCATACACTtgagtgtatcctttcgccacaagtctcaccttatatctctcgattgaaccatctgctcttcTTTTAATGGTGAAAATCCACCGACATCCAATTGGTTTCTTCCATCAGGTAGTGTACACTTCTCCCATGTTCCATTTGTGACGAGGgcatctatctccttcttcatggcttctctccaatgtttatgttttgaCGCCTCTTCGAACGACTgtggaatttcttcctcctCATACAGGGCAGCTTCGAATGCTCGGGCCATTTCTGATAGCTGTCATTGGGCAATATTTGCTACTACATATCTGGCCTTTCTTCCTTTCCATTCAGGCGAGTATCTTCGAGGTGGAACTCCTCTTGTACTTCTAGTAGGTAACTCGTAGGGTTGTTCCATATTTCCACACCCTCCACTGGTTCCACATTCGGCTCCATTGTTCCTGTCAAGATTAGTGTTTCCCGAGGGTGCACTATCATTATTTGAACCAGTTACCTCTGGAATCGATGACGGGGTTGATGTTTAGTTGTTACCACTTTGCTCCTCGTTCTGAACTACAGGATGTGACGGCCCGATGGTGCTGCTAACCTCCTCTGTTGGACCAACGTCTGTGACAGAACTTGTGACAGAACTTGACTGTGGCTCTAGTTCTCCCCCTGATTGTGGTTCTCCCCCTTCTTGGATTTCCCTTGGGATAGTGGTAGACATGGGTGTAGGTAGCCAATTTAGTAGGTCGCTGTTCGGATGATTATCTGAAGGTTGtatctccccctgactactagattggctatagaaaTACTCTCCCTCTACAAAATCATAATTCATAGTTGTATGCATGGTCCTAGTGGTTGGGTCGTAACATCTATACCCTTTTTGGTTTTTTCCGTAACCCAGGAAGACACATTTGAGGGCACATGGGGAAAATTTGGAACGGTCCTGCTTAGGGATGTGCACGAAGACAGTGCACCCGAACACCCTAGGTTCCAGAGATAGGGAAGAAGGTAGCTCGAAATGTTGGGAAAAAAGTCTAAAGGTGATTTGAATTCTAGAATTCCCGTGGGCAATCTGTTCATAAGGTAGACTGCAGTAGCAATGGCTTCGGGCCAAAAAGATTTGGGTATTTTTGACTCAATTAGAAGGGCTATGGTAATTTCAAGTATATATCAATTTTTTCTTtcagctaccccattctgttctAGAGTATACGCACAAGATGTTTGATGAACTAATCCCTTTCCCCGAAAAAAATCTTGCATTTTTGTGTTGACAAATTCCCCCCGTTATCTGACCTTAAGATTTGAATCTTTTGGTTATACTGAGTTTGGACTAGGGTATAGAATTGAGTGAATTTGTCAAAAACGCTAGActtatttttcaagaaatatatcCAAGTCATACGAGAATAATCATCAATGAATAACATAAAATAGCGAAAACCTTGACCCCCACTAACAGgagcagggccccacacatcagaatgtattAAAGCAAAAGGTTTTTTCATTCTCGTATTGTTCAACTTAAAGGTGTGTCTGTGGCTTTTGGCTAAcagacaagtttcacaattaAAGGAATTCATAGAATTAACTAACTTAGGATAAAGCATGCGAAGATATCCTATAGACGGATGTCCTAACCGacggtgccaaagccaagcctgtctATCTGTCGGTCCGTGAGTCAGTATCGCgacactctgttgggctatctcgtccacatagtacagtcctcgtcgctcagtgccacgccaaactatcgtccccgtcttgatatcctgtaacatgcaaaatttTGGCTACATTAGTAATTTACAATGAAGCTCCTTCATCACATGATTGATATATAGAAGCTTGTGTGATAATGACGGGACAAAAAGACAGTTAGAAAGGCGTAGAGTGGGAGAAATATTGATTATGCCGGCCCCTTGGACCCAGGCTAGATCCCCACTGGCAGTTTGGACATAGGACTTAGTAGATTTTGAGATGGTTAGAAAATCAGAAGCATCGAAAGACATTGTGTCTGTTGCTCCGCAATCAAAAATCTAATGGATATTTTTAGGGCCGGTTTGGGACATGgaggaacaggctaaggcaTCAAAGGAATTTTTACAGTGTATAGATGGcagattttaaaatttatcagAAATTTGGGGTGCAATCTGCAAGGTTTTTGCTGTGTGGGGTTAAGactgaaaatttttatttttgagggGGTAAATATCGGGTTGTTTTAATTTTCTAGGGTTGTTTGGAAATTTGTAGGATTCATGGGGTAGGATCTGGGAGGTATTTCGGGTTCGGGGGTCAGAGTGGCATTTTGAGGAGTATGTGAGGTGTAATTTAGGAGATAGTTCTGGCTCGGGGGTCAGGTTGGGATTTCGGGGAAATTCTGGGGTCAAATTCGGGTTTCGGGGGAAGGAAGATTTTTAGGGCAAAAAACACCCCATTTCCTCCATGAACCCTCGCCGCTCCCTTGGTCGAAACCCTAGCCTCCGCCACCGAGTCCTCTCCAGTGGGGATCCTAGCCGCCGCCATCTCCTTGTCGCCGGTGAGGTCTCCCCTCGTTGTATTACCTTCTGACCATACTCTTGCAACCGTCGCTGATGCCACTACTTTCTCCTCTGTCGCCAATTGGTCTCAGTTGCCGGCTCCATTCGCCGCAATTAGGCCGATGCCGCCCGCCGATACATAGGCGTAGGTGGCCCGATCGCCGATTGTCACGGCTGCCGCCGCTCTTCCGCCTCCTCCACCGTTATTTCGATGTC is a window encoding:
- the LOC121770520 gene encoding secreted RxLR effector protein 161-like → MKDLGLLKYFLGIEVLRSKKGIFINQKKYVLDLLAEVGMVDCQPADTPMVQNHGLQIREGARQADRGRYRRLVGKLIYLSHTRPDIAYAVGVVSQFMHAPQEEHWEAVLRIVRYLKGTAKHGLMFAKHGHMEIHGFTDADWAGNPNDRKSTAGYFTFVGGNLVTWRSKKQKVVALSSAEAEFRGIKSGLTEILWLRNLMTELDLRPALPCRLFCDNKATISISGNPINLLMRLELNLVTLD